The following are from one region of the Oscarella lobularis chromosome 3, ooOscLobu1.1, whole genome shotgun sequence genome:
- the LOC136185004 gene encoding mitochondrial amidoxime-reducing component 1-like, translating to MASVAELYYYPVKSCRAVSLNEVTVDSFGFENDRRFMFVRGNGRFLSQRQEPRLATIKATITTTGRRIDRLRLESSLVENALEIRPRFDGETIDVSVWEDRVRGVDQGVEAAEWLRGILRTDSVHNRLVAVPDKDYRRDVELPKSFPSVPHSQLSFTDAGPLLLLSEKSLEDLNRRLEERTGETVPMSRFRPNIVVAGCDEPYEEDTWLLIQIGAVPFMSYRKATRCKMTGVDQESGEVDKIGPLEILREYRAPRGPGKAEFGQLLVPLTTGGTVSVGDPVKVLDRKKTT from the exons ATGGCATCTGTGGCAGAACTTTACTACTACCCGGTCAAGTCGTGTAGAGCCGTCTCGTTGAACGAGGTGACTGTCGACTCGTTCGGAttcgaaaacgatcgtcgcttcATGTTCGTCCGAGGCAATGGTCGTTTTCTCAGCCAGCGACAAGAGCCTCGCTTGGCGACAATCAAGGCGACGATCACGACGACTGGgagacgaatcgatcgacTCCGACTCGAGTCATCTTTAGTCGAAAACGCCCTCGAAATTCGACCccgtttcgacggcgaaacgatcgacgttTCGGTATGGGAGGATCGCGTTCGAGGCGTCGATCAGGGCGTCGAAGCCGCCGAATGGCTTCGAGGCATTCTTCGCACGGATTCGGTGCATAACAG ACTCGTTGCCGTTCCCGATAAAGACTATAGACGAGATGTTGAGCTTCCTAAGTCGTTTCCCAGTGTTCCTCACTCTCAGTTGTCTTTTACCGATGCTGGCCCCTTGCTTCTCCTATCTGAGAAGTCCCTCGAGGATCTGAATCGAAGACTCGAGGAAAGAACCGGCGAGACG GTGCCGATGAGCCGCTTTAGGCCCAATATTGTAGTTGCGGGTTGTGACGAGCCTTATGAAGAAGATACCTGGCTTTTGATTCAGATTGGCGCTGTTCCGTTTATGTCGTATCGAAAGGCAACG CGATGTAAAATGACTGGCGTTGATCAGGAGTCTGGCGAAGTTGACAAAATAGGTCCGCTCGAAATTCTTCGCGAATATCGAGCTCCTCGCGGACCCGGAAAAGCTGAATTCGGCCAGCTATTGGTTCCCCTCACGACGGGCGGCACCGTGTCCGTTGGCGACCCGGTGAAAGTGCTAGATCGAAAAAAGACAACATGA
- the LOC136184499 gene encoding tetratricopeptide repeat protein 27-like: protein MTCAHQKAIQLSLLQSNSPLQLCTSACSLCNLGRLSLGGDYARLLEDPSVRKCLRDQLEDSETNCISLIVSAAFMDIFVQANWTGPPLGDELKRIVDTLGETLSSTVEESIDFGELVFGQLDPDVVHFPNLLSWSQTLLAQSGACVDFLTEAIELSGLNAELSGCLGKRTKFQEFETAQLLLVVSKGGERSTAPVDASKEETTPRNGLPKIVPLMDDDLLDKVSYSESATPLTLTPLEEAVLLTMGKSRFSFQYILSQPLSWSIQFKALDMRSLLENTKSKLIERSMRQLEALIESFNDTSPDAVFRKHLTFSIGLPPIWTVKQHLASTLMSLGCVESARELFESMKMWEKVIECYQLQGRFKQVGMQIRVDASAKIAVFLQAEKRIRSQLEIKRTPYLLCVLGDVTSVFYGNSVYYDEAWELSEMKSARAQRSLGYYYLRKNMCSECIASFQKTLRLNSMQDKVWFSLGCVALQIGDMNLASSAFHRCVTLEPSNFEAWNNLAAVYIKKGEKSRAKTAFREALKVDYENSKVWENYLLVCIDVADFGQAMEAYNRLLDLKDKYVDEEVLSVLVRGLKCLVEEKSESASSWYRLATQLFGRITSKLTKSATVWQLYASLLDTDSTDTKEKVFLCLLKALSASLQSQKLFTDLLEFKNAADLAERVRNAWEEAMKSQRERDDAVTLDLVEKGVSIRLSVRKLIACAKQLDEDDRLDDASERIATLQRLSENVQTTYDKMKKNPEL, encoded by the exons ATGACCTGTGCTCACCAAAAAGCGATTCAGCTCTCGCTTCTTCAGTCGAATAGCCCATTGCAGTTGTGCACGTCTGCAT GCTCTTTATGCAACCTCGGTCGACTGTCactcggcggcgac TACGCACGTCTTTTAGAAGATCCATCAGTGAGAAAATGCCTACGCGATCAGCTAGAGGACAGTGAAAC AAACTGCATTAGCCTGATTGTTTCTGCTGCTTTTATGGACATATTCGTGCAAGCCAATTGGACAGGGCCGCCTTTAGGAGACGAATTGAAACGGATTGTAGATACG CTTGGAGAAACGTTGTCTTCGACAGTTGAAGAAAGCATTGATTTTGGAGAA TTGGTTTTTGGGCAGCTCGATCCAGATGTCGTTCATTTTCCAAATCTACTTTCGTGGTCCCAAACTCTTTTAGCCCAGAGCGGCGCGTGTGTG GATTTTCTTACCGAAGCAATTGAACTGTCTGGTCTAAATGCCGAATTGTCTG gGTGTcttggaaagagaacgaaattCCAAGAATTTGAAACGGCTCAACTTCTTCTGGTAGTTTCAAAAGGAGGAGAGCGTAGTACAGCACCGGTTGACGCttccaaagaagaaacaacGCCTAGGAACGGTCTACCTAAG ATTGTTCCTTTGATGGACGATGATCTGCTCGACAAAGTTTCTTATTCAGAATCTGCAACTCCTCTAACGTTGACGCCTCTAGAGGAAGCTGTTCTACTCACTATGGG CAAGtcgagattttcttttcagtaTATCCTCTCTCAACCGTTGAGCTGGTCTATTCAATTCAAAGCCTTAGATATGAGATCGCTGCTTGAAAACACAAAATCGAAACTCATTGAAAGATCCATGCGTCAACTTGAG GCATTGATCGAATCATTTAACGACACGTCACCTGAC GCTGTATTTCGAAAGCACTTGACATTCTCCATTGGACTGCCTCCTATTTGGACTGTCAAGCAGCACTTGGCTAGCACCTTGATGTCACTTGGTTGTGTCGAGAGCGCTCGCGAGCTGTTTGAAAGTATGAAGATGTGGGAGAAGGTCATCGAGTGCTACCAACTTCAAGGACGATTCAAACAGGTTGGAATGCAGATACGAGTCGATGCAAGCGCGAAAatcgccgtttttcttcaggcgGAAAAGAGGATTCGTTCACAGTTAGAAATCAAGAGGACGCCTTATCTTCTTTGTGTCCTTGGAGACGTTACTAGTGTATTTTATGGG AATTCCGTCTATTATGATGAAGCCTGGGAATTGTCTGAAATGAAAAGTGCTCGAGCTCAGCGATCTTTGGGCTACTACTACCTCAGGAAGAACATG TGCTCGGAGTGCATTGCGTCTTTTCAAAAGACGTTGAGGCTCAACTCAATGCAG GACAAAGTGTGGTTCTCCTTGGGATGTGTTGCCCTTCAAATTGGAGACATGAATTTAGCCAGCAGTGCATTTCACCGATGCGTCACTTTGGAACCGAGT AATTTTGAAGCATGGAATAATTTGGCCGCTGTATACatcaaaaaaggcgaaaa ATCTCGAGCCAAGACGGCGTTTCGCGAGGCTCTCAAAGTCGACTACGAGAATTCTAAAGTGTGGGAAAATTATCTACTT GTTTGTATTGACGTGGCCGATTTTGGCCAAGCAATGGAAGCCTACAATCGCCTTCTGGATTTGAAGGACAAATACGTTGACGAAGAAGTTCTTTCTGTTCTTGTTCGTGGTCTCAAGTGTCTTGTCGAGGAAAAATCGGAAAGCG CGTCTAGCTGGTATCGGCTAGCTACTCAACTGTTTGGCAGAATTACCTCAAAG CTAACAAAAAGTGCCACAGTGTGGCAGTTGTATGCAAGTTTACTTGACACAGACAGCACTGAtacaaaagagaaa GTATTTCTGTGTTTGCTAAAAGCCCTATCAGCTTCGTTGCAGAGCCAGAAGTTGTTCACAGACCTTCTCGAATTCAAAAATGCAGCTGATTTAGCCGAGCGAGTGAGAAACG CTTGGGAAGAGGCAATGAAAAGCCAAAGAGAGCGCGACGATGCCGTTACACTAGATCTCGTTGAAAAAGGCGTCTCAATTCGGCTCTCAGTACGCAAACTGATAGCCTGTGCGAAG CAACTTGATGAAGATGACCGCCTAGACGACGCAAGCGAACGCATTGCTACACTTCAACGCCTGAGCGAGAACGTACAGACAACGTACGacaaaatgaagaaaaaccCAGAATTATAA